A window from Photobacterium atrarenae encodes these proteins:
- the tnaA gene encoding tryptophanase produces the protein MENFKHLPEPFRIRVIEPVKRTTREYREQAILEAGMNPFLLDSEDVFIDLLTDSGTGAITQEMQAAMLRGDEAYSGSRSYHALADAVKDIFGYQYTIPTHQGRGAEQIYIPVLIKKREKEKGLDRGKMVALSNYFFDTTQGHTQINCCVAKNVYTEDAFDTSVEADFKGNFDLEKLEQAILEAGPANVPYIVSTITCNSSGGQPVSIANLKSVYEIARKYDIPVIMDSARFAENAYFIQQREPGYQDWSIQDITRESYKYADGLAMSAKKDAMVQMGGLLCFKDDTLFDVYTECRTLCVVQEGFPTYGGLEGGAMERLSVGLYEGMRQDWLAYRIGQVKYLVDGLEAVGIVCQQAGGHAAFVDAGKLLPHIPSEQFPAHALACELYKVAGIRAVEIGSLLLGRDPATGEQMPCPAELLRLTIPRATYTQTHMDFIIEAFEKVKANAMHVKGLTFTYEPEVLRHFTARLKEVETAPVFTPARESAQQTIAAIIAEE, from the coding sequence ATGGAAAACTTTAAACATTTACCTGAGCCATTTCGTATTCGTGTGATTGAGCCGGTCAAAAGAACAACCCGGGAATATCGCGAGCAAGCCATTCTGGAAGCCGGAATGAACCCATTTCTGCTCGACAGTGAAGATGTGTTCATTGATTTACTGACCGACAGCGGCACCGGTGCGATCACCCAGGAGATGCAGGCGGCGATGCTGCGCGGCGATGAAGCCTACAGCGGCAGCCGTAGTTATCATGCCCTGGCGGATGCGGTGAAAGACATTTTTGGTTATCAATACACGATCCCGACGCACCAAGGGCGGGGTGCGGAACAAATTTATATTCCGGTACTGATTAAAAAGCGTGAAAAAGAAAAAGGACTGGATCGCGGTAAAATGGTGGCATTGTCGAATTATTTCTTTGATACCACCCAGGGCCATACCCAAATTAACTGTTGCGTGGCAAAAAATGTTTATACTGAAGACGCGTTCGACACCTCAGTTGAGGCGGATTTTAAAGGAAATTTTGATCTGGAAAAATTAGAGCAGGCAATTCTGGAAGCCGGTCCGGCCAATGTGCCTTATATTGTCAGCACCATTACCTGTAATTCTTCCGGGGGGCAGCCGGTCTCCATCGCTAATTTAAAATCTGTGTATGAGATTGCCCGAAAGTATGATATTCCGGTGATCATGGATTCGGCCCGTTTTGCGGAAAATGCGTATTTTATTCAGCAGCGCGAGCCGGGGTATCAGGATTGGTCGATTCAGGACATTACTCGCGAGTCCTATAAATATGCTGACGGGCTGGCGATGTCTGCCAAGAAAGATGCCATGGTACAGATGGGCGGGCTGCTTTGTTTTAAAGACGACACGCTGTTCGATGTTTACACCGAGTGCCGCACGTTGTGTGTGGTGCAGGAAGGCTTTCCGACCTATGGCGGGCTGGAAGGGGGCGCAATGGAACGTCTGTCCGTTGGCCTCTACGAAGGGATGCGTCAGGACTGGCTGGCGTACCGGATCGGTCAGGTCAAATATCTGGTCGACGGGCTGGAAGCGGTCGGCATCGTTTGTCAGCAGGCTGGTGGTCATGCGGCGTTTGTCGATGCCGGGAAGCTGTTGCCGCATATTCCGTCCGAGCAATTCCCGGCCCATGCGCTGGCCTGTGAGCTGTATAAAGTCGCCGGGATCCGTGCGGTGGAAATCGGCTCTTTGCTGCTGGGACGCGATCCGGCCACCGGTGAGCAGATGCCTTGTCCGGCAGAATTGCTGCGTCTGACGATTCCGCGGGCAACCTATACCCAGACGCACATGGACTTCATCATTGAGGCGTTCGAGAAAGTGAAAGCCAATGCGATGCATGTGAAAGGGC